From a region of the Pseudanabaena sp. PCC 7367 genome:
- a CDS encoding excisionase family DNA-binding protein, with the protein MTLVTKNQPPITQADIDLAHHAHQLLAARLEAGEPLPSAMLSLGQESIELPAATIAMLEQLLEAIAQGKSVYIIPEHAELSTFEAADLLNVSRPYLIKLLNAGEIPYHKVGSHRRIKMKNLSAYKDKDDAERAQAIKQLIAEDQKYGLVGY; encoded by the coding sequence ATGACCTTAGTTACCAAAAATCAACCTCCTATTACTCAAGCTGATATTGATTTAGCCCATCATGCTCATCAGCTTCTGGCCGCCCGATTAGAGGCAGGTGAACCATTACCATCAGCAATGTTGAGCCTAGGTCAAGAATCGATCGAATTACCAGCCGCCACAATCGCCATGCTGGAGCAGTTGTTAGAAGCGATCGCCCAGGGCAAAAGTGTCTATATCATTCCTGAACATGCGGAACTGAGTACCTTTGAAGCCGCCGATCTGCTCAACGTCTCGCGTCCTTATTTGATTAAGCTGCTCAATGCGGGTGAAATCCCCTATCACAAGGTGGGCAGTCATCGCCGGATCAAGATGAAAAATTTGAGCGCGTATAAAGACAAAGACGACGCGGAGAGAGCACAGGCTATAAAACAACTTATTGCGGAAGATCAAAAGTATGGCTTGGTGGGATATTAA
- the nadB gene encoding L-aspartate oxidase, with protein MSNPADIKITQTAETTEIAIAADLNEFPTQFDVIIVGSGAAGLYAALRLPAHLKIGLITKDKLKYGSSSWAQGGIAAAIAPTDSAALHYEDTIKAGVGLCDPDAVRFLVETAPEAIDSLLKLGVAFDRHGKDLAMTLEAAHSRPRVLHSADTTGKAVVTVLIERVLERTNIQVITQALVLRLWQNEQTKRCQGVCLLYRNQIHWLAAGAVILATGGGGQVYAQTTNPTVSVGDGVAIAWRAGAKLRDLEFVQFHPTALHKENAPHFLISEAVRGEGAHLVDEKGDRFAFNYDPAGELAPRDVVSRAIFQHLLKTNLKMNLANHSQKDTASNPNQAIENVYLDLRPIPTETINRRFPQIIQVCQKYAIDVFTTPIPVAPANHYWMGGVAVDLNSQTSIPGLYAIGEVASTGVHGANRLASNSLLECLVFAATLAQLEPDLTINSINFKQPPIQPEDQTRQIDTSNWPAEIEIIKTIRQELPQLMWRSAAISRESDVLSIALEQVKEWRSQLTNLSIYQFINHLQPEESNQFTNSLTSPFANSQAEQYLRQAIEVMNLLDVSYLILRSALFRTESRGGHYRQDFPETQEQWRVHTIVQGDRLTTSPIHPIQ; from the coding sequence ATGTCTAACCCTGCTGACATAAAAATCACTCAGACCGCCGAAACGACTGAGATAGCGATCGCCGCCGACCTGAACGAATTTCCCACCCAATTCGATGTAATCATTGTGGGTAGTGGTGCCGCCGGACTCTATGCAGCGTTGCGATTGCCAGCCCATCTCAAAATTGGCCTAATTACCAAAGACAAGCTGAAATATGGTTCCAGCAGTTGGGCACAGGGGGGAATTGCCGCCGCGATCGCTCCCACTGATTCCGCCGCATTGCACTACGAAGACACGATCAAAGCCGGAGTAGGTCTGTGTGATCCCGATGCAGTCAGGTTTTTGGTAGAAACCGCACCGGAGGCGATCGATTCGCTGTTGAAACTGGGCGTAGCCTTCGATCGGCATGGGAAAGACCTGGCGATGACCTTGGAAGCCGCCCATTCCCGCCCCAGGGTATTGCATTCCGCCGACACCACCGGTAAAGCCGTTGTGACCGTGCTGATTGAACGAGTCCTGGAACGCACCAATATTCAAGTCATCACCCAGGCATTGGTATTGAGGCTATGGCAAAACGAGCAAACCAAACGCTGTCAGGGAGTATGTTTGCTATATCGCAATCAAATTCATTGGTTAGCTGCCGGGGCGGTGATTCTGGCCACGGGCGGTGGCGGTCAAGTCTATGCCCAAACCACTAATCCAACTGTGAGTGTGGGGGATGGGGTGGCGATCGCCTGGCGGGCTGGTGCTAAGTTGCGAGATTTAGAATTCGTGCAATTTCATCCTACGGCTTTGCATAAAGAGAACGCGCCACATTTTTTGATTAGCGAAGCAGTGCGGGGTGAAGGAGCGCATTTAGTTGATGAAAAGGGCGATCGCTTTGCGTTTAATTATGATCCAGCCGGAGAACTGGCTCCCCGTGATGTGGTGAGTCGGGCGATCTTCCAGCATTTATTGAAGACAAATCTCAAAATGAACCTAGCCAACCATTCCCAAAAAGATACGGCAAGCAATCCCAACCAGGCGATCGAGAATGTTTATCTAGACCTGCGCCCCATTCCCACCGAGACAATTAACCGCCGCTTCCCGCAAATCATTCAAGTCTGCCAGAAATATGCCATTGATGTATTTACCACGCCAATTCCAGTTGCACCAGCAAACCATTACTGGATGGGTGGTGTGGCCGTGGATTTAAATAGCCAAACTTCAATCCCTGGCCTCTATGCGATCGGCGAGGTGGCCAGCACAGGCGTACATGGCGCGAATCGATTGGCGAGTAATTCGCTGCTGGAATGCCTGGTATTTGCGGCTACGTTGGCGCAGCTCGAACCGGATTTAACTATTAATTCTATTAATTTTAAGCAACCTCCTATTCAACCCGAAGACCAAACCCGCCAAATAGACACCAGCAATTGGCCAGCAGAAATAGAAATAATTAAAACCATCCGCCAAGAACTACCCCAACTGATGTGGCGGAGTGCGGCGATCAGTCGGGAATCTGATGTTTTATCGATCGCCCTAGAGCAAGTAAAAGAATGGCGATCGCAATTGACTAATTTAAGCATCTATCAATTTATCAATCATTTACAGCCAGAGGAATCCAACCAATTTACTAATTCCCTTACTAGTCCCTTTGCTAATTCGCAAGCGGAGCAATATTTGCGGCAAGCGATCGAAGTGATGAATTTATTAGACGTGAGTTATTTAATTCTGCGCAGTGCCCTGTTTAGAACCGAAAGCCGAGGTGGGCACTATCGCCAGGATTTCCCTGAGACCCAAGAGCAATGGCGGGTGCATACAATAGTACAGGGCGATCGGCTTACTACCAGCCCAATCCATCCAATTCAATGA
- a CDS encoding Uma2 family endonuclease, producing the protein MIAPVTAQVTKKLFTVDEYYRIYQAGVISDHDRVELIAGEIVYMSPVGTKHATCVDRLNHILMSQLIDRIQLRVQSSIQLPPNSQPQPDLALLKRKADFYISAHPTPADIYLLIEVADSSLAFDRNVKMPMYAAAGILEVWLVDIEAQCIEVYWLATGDRYGSSQIYRAGESISLQAFPDVQVPVVAVFPVEQK; encoded by the coding sequence ATGATCGCACCTGTGACTGCTCAAGTAACCAAAAAGTTATTCACCGTTGATGAGTATTACCGCATTTACCAGGCCGGGGTAATCAGTGATCACGATCGGGTGGAATTAATCGCCGGAGAGATTGTTTATATGTCGCCAGTTGGAACTAAGCATGCTACCTGTGTCGATCGGCTCAACCACATCTTAATGAGCCAGTTAATTGACCGAATCCAACTACGGGTGCAAAGCTCGATTCAACTGCCGCCCAATTCCCAACCCCAGCCGGATCTAGCCCTGCTCAAGCGAAAAGCGGATTTCTATATTTCTGCTCATCCCACCCCAGCGGATATTTATCTATTAATCGAAGTGGCGGATAGCTCGCTGGCGTTCGATCGCAATGTCAAAATGCCGATGTATGCAGCGGCGGGAATTTTAGAAGTCTGGTTGGTGGATATTGAAGCGCAGTGTATTGAAGTTTATTGGCTGGCTACTGGCGATCGCTATGGCTCATCTCAGATTTACAGAGCCGGAGAGAGTATTAGTTTGCAGGCTTTCCCCGATGTGCAAGTTCCCGTGGTGGCTGTTTTTCCAGTTGAGCAAAAATAA
- a CDS encoding Uma2 family endonuclease: MTAHTLNLESVIELSDEQFYQLCRRNPDLRFERSATGDLIIMSPTGIETSENNIELGANLVIWNRKTKLGHCFDSNGGFTLPNGAIRAPDMSWIRNDRYESLGKAERTKFAKICPDFVMELMSPSDVLKVMQAKLIEYIENGAKLGWLINPEAKQVEIYRPGRDKELLAMPQTLSGEAILPGFELDLDFIWEE; the protein is encoded by the coding sequence ATGACTGCCCATACCCTCAACCTCGAATCAGTTATAGAACTGAGTGATGAACAGTTTTATCAACTATGTCGCCGCAATCCTGACCTGCGATTCGAGCGCAGCGCCACCGGAGATTTAATCATTATGTCCCCCACTGGCATTGAAACAAGTGAAAATAATATTGAGCTAGGCGCAAACCTGGTGATTTGGAATCGTAAAACTAAATTGGGTCATTGCTTTGATTCCAATGGTGGGTTTACTCTGCCGAATGGGGCGATTCGTGCCCCGGATATGAGTTGGATTCGTAACGATCGCTATGAGTCCCTTGGTAAAGCTGAACGCACGAAGTTTGCTAAAATTTGTCCCGATTTCGTGATGGAGTTGATGTCACCCAGTGATGTGCTGAAAGTGATGCAAGCGAAGCTGATTGAATATATCGAGAATGGGGCAAAGCTGGGCTGGTTGATTAATCCAGAGGCCAAGCAAGTAGAAATCTATCGCCCTGGTAGAGATAAAGAATTATTAGCAATGCCCCAAACCCTGAGCGGTGAAGCAATATTACCAGGGTTTGAGTTGGATTTAGATTTTATCTGGGAGGAATAA
- a CDS encoding STAS domain-containing protein: MQATINKMEDLRFGKTSNVSLSYYRWNNFPILLIKLRGQIDASNATEIRNRLTDEIVDEPPLVLFDMQAVTMMDSTGIGALALAFNLAKFFGGKIAVCALQHQPSMLFEITNMHKILYIYDTREEFEAAIPQLLELP, from the coding sequence ATGCAAGCTACTATCAACAAAATGGAAGACTTAAGGTTTGGCAAAACCAGCAATGTGAGCCTATCGTACTATCGATGGAATAATTTTCCGATTCTGTTAATTAAATTACGCGGCCAAATTGATGCTAGCAATGCAACTGAAATTCGCAATCGCCTTACCGATGAAATTGTTGATGAGCCACCGTTGGTTTTATTTGATATGCAAGCGGTGACAATGATGGATAGCACTGGCATTGGGGCGCTGGCGCTAGCTTTTAATCTGGCTAAGTTCTTCGGTGGTAAGATCGCTGTTTGTGCGCTGCAACACCAGCCCAGTATGCTATTTGAGATCACGAATATGCATAAAATTTTGTATATCTATGATACCCGTGAAGAATTTGAAGCAGCGATCCCCCAGTTGCTAGAACTGCCCTAG
- a CDS encoding DUF935 domain-containing protein, translated as MKETTPARLTSTQTNEFANLNRNHLNFGGLFNGFPITNPDKTLQTRGGGKGLEIYTEAARDCHLSAVLEKRYLSVIRLLWEVIPASDEAIDQQAAELVRQQLHNLAVPVSSNSTSTTLNVRGFDGVCLGLLEAIYYGYAVAEIIWQRHNQQIIAHRIKIHDRRRFTFVANEAGEFDLRLLTPAERIKGEAVPDRKFIVHQYGSDDDNPWGWGLGSKVFWPVFFKRQNLQFWLTFAERYGSPLAVGKYPQGTSQDAQQVLLDALTDISQGYRVIMPKEMEINFQTAAQNGSIATYESLCNFCNNEISKCVLGETGTTDQTGSGGSRARDSVGNEVRLEKTQADADILSETLNRTLARWITEYNLPAARPPRIQRVVRQAQDHEKQARVDKLLYEQGFRRSLDSITATYGEGYQLAN; from the coding sequence ATGAAAGAAACAACCCCAGCCCGATTGACCAGCACCCAAACCAACGAATTCGCCAATCTCAATCGCAACCATCTTAATTTTGGTGGTCTTTTTAATGGCTTTCCGATTACTAATCCCGATAAAACCCTGCAGACCAGGGGTGGTGGCAAGGGCTTGGAAATTTATACCGAAGCAGCCCGCGATTGCCATTTATCAGCGGTGCTAGAAAAGCGCTATTTATCCGTAATTCGCTTACTCTGGGAAGTGATTCCCGCCAGCGATGAAGCGATCGATCAACAGGCCGCCGAGCTGGTGCGCCAACAACTCCATAACCTGGCGGTGCCTGTTTCTAGCAACTCAACCAGCACCACCCTGAACGTGCGCGGGTTTGATGGCGTATGTCTGGGGCTTTTGGAAGCAATTTATTATGGCTATGCCGTGGCTGAAATCATCTGGCAGCGCCACAATCAGCAAATTATCGCCCATCGGATCAAAATCCACGATCGCCGCCGCTTTACGTTCGTGGCCAACGAAGCCGGAGAGTTCGACCTGCGCTTACTCACCCCGGCAGAGCGAATTAAGGGCGAAGCCGTCCCCGATCGCAAATTCATCGTGCATCAATATGGTAGTGATGATGATAACCCCTGGGGTTGGGGGCTGGGTTCCAAGGTGTTCTGGCCAGTGTTCTTCAAGCGCCAAAACCTGCAATTCTGGCTCACCTTTGCCGAACGCTATGGTTCACCGCTGGCGGTGGGTAAATATCCCCAGGGGACTAGCCAGGATGCCCAACAGGTTTTGCTCGATGCCCTCACCGATATTTCCCAGGGCTATCGCGTGATCATGCCCAAGGAGATGGAAATCAACTTCCAAACTGCTGCCCAGAATGGCTCGATCGCCACCTATGAAAGCCTCTGCAATTTCTGTAATAACGAAATTAGTAAATGTGTACTGGGTGAAACCGGCACTACCGATCAAACTGGTTCGGGCGGTTCCAGAGCCAGGGATTCAGTTGGGAATGAAGTCCGCCTCGAAAAAACCCAGGCCGATGCCGATATTCTCTCCGAAACCCTCAATCGCACCCTCGCCCGCTGGATTACTGAATATAATCTGCCCGCTGCCCGCCCACCGCGCATTCAACGGGTAGTGCGTCAGGCGCAAGACCATGAAAAGCAGGCCAGAGTAGATAAGCTGCTATATGAACAAGGGTTCCGCCGATCGCTAGACAGCATTACGGCTACCTATGGTGAAGGTTATCAATTGGCTAACTAA
- a CDS encoding phycobiliprotein lyase — protein sequence MAIAQPTTMIEFFNKSAGIWFTQRTVHHFDTVADESGESKLYVNPVAADDQRVIEICQSQGIDESSATGGAAFMWQEHKEDVGDPDPDKAAVLVDVPDDETGKSGKLLRNQGYVERIPVVSRYWFGQDGILTIDTEYDHNQGQERAWFITNDFRVRVSTVRMQNGVYLMTYCSERRYLAEPDLEAMVQANLERAAIA from the coding sequence ATGGCGATCGCACAGCCCACCACGATGATCGAGTTTTTTAATAAAAGCGCCGGGATCTGGTTTACCCAGCGTACCGTTCACCACTTCGATACGGTGGCGGATGAGTCGGGCGAGTCGAAGTTATATGTTAATCCCGTGGCGGCGGATGATCAGCGCGTAATCGAAATTTGCCAGTCCCAGGGCATTGATGAAAGTAGCGCAACGGGCGGCGCGGCGTTCATGTGGCAGGAACACAAAGAAGACGTGGGCGATCCAGACCCCGACAAGGCAGCGGTTCTGGTCGATGTGCCCGATGATGAAACGGGAAAGTCAGGAAAGCTACTGCGTAATCAGGGCTATGTGGAACGGATTCCGGTGGTGAGTCGCTATTGGTTTGGGCAAGATGGCATCCTCACGATCGACACCGAGTATGACCATAACCAGGGTCAGGAGCGTGCCTGGTTCATTACCAATGACTTTCGGGTGCGGGTCAGCACGGTGCGAATGCAAAACGGCGTGTATTTAATGACCTATTGTTCAGAACGGCGCTATCTGGCCGAGCCGGATCTAGAGGCGATGGTGCAGGCGAACTTGGAACGAGCAGCGATCGCCTGA
- a CDS encoding phycobilisome linker polypeptide, producing the protein MSFGPASRLGVSRFDETPLLEWVPGLSEEEAETIISAVYRQVLGNAYVMDSERLAVPESQFKRQELSVRGFVRAVAKSELYRSRFFTSCARYRAIELNFRHLLGRAPLDLEEMRGHSTILDTEGFEADIDSYIDSDEYQATFGEDGVPYIRGYKTEACTSMTQFTHLFQLVRGSASSSLKGDLSGKKPKLNSLTILGTPTAVISPASDGATFRNPATGARFGVGAREQGKVYRVEVTGYRANKFRKSSQFRRANQVFLVPFDKLSYEYQRIHRQGGVIASITPI; encoded by the coding sequence ATGTCTTTTGGACCAGCTTCACGCTTAGGGGTCAGTCGGTTTGATGAAACCCCACTACTTGAATGGGTGCCTGGCCTCTCTGAAGAAGAAGCCGAAACAATTATTTCAGCGGTCTATCGCCAGGTATTGGGCAATGCTTATGTGATGGACAGCGAGCGTCTTGCGGTGCCAGAATCCCAATTCAAGCGCCAAGAATTAAGCGTGCGTGGGTTTGTGCGTGCCGTTGCCAAATCAGAACTCTATCGCTCCCGCTTCTTCACCAGTTGTGCTCGCTATCGGGCGATCGAACTGAACTTCCGCCATCTGCTGGGTCGGGCTCCCTTGGATCTAGAAGAGATGCGGGGACATAGCACGATCCTCGACACAGAAGGATTTGAGGCTGATATTGATTCTTATATTGATAGCGACGAGTATCAAGCTACATTTGGTGAAGATGGCGTGCCCTATATTCGCGGCTACAAAACCGAAGCTTGCACCAGTATGACTCAGTTCACCCACCTGTTCCAGTTAGTACGCGGTTCTGCTAGCAGCAGTCTCAAAGGTGATCTATCGGGCAAGAAGCCGAAACTTAATTCTTTGACCATTCTGGGTACACCTACGGCGGTGATTTCGCCAGCCAGCGATGGAGCCACCTTCAGAAATCCAGCCACGGGTGCTCGCTTTGGTGTTGGTGCCCGCGAACAAGGCAAAGTCTATCGGGTTGAAGTCACAGGCTATCGTGCTAACAAGTTTAGGAAATCTTCCCAGTTCCGCCGTGCTAACCAGGTCTTCTTGGTGCCGTTTGACAAATTGTCCTATGAATATCAGCGCATTCACCGTCAGGGTGGCGTGATCGCTAGCATTACACCTATATAG
- a CDS encoding 15,16-dihydrobiliverdin:ferredoxin oxidoreductase gives MYKPFLDHLEVSLRQRFELRDRPIPSGLESQVSKRGKNPATIRSWCYECPELRKARYTYIDAGESAQIFNSVIYPGHQYDLPLLGIDFLSFGKVKNLIVMDFQPLFQDPDYLEKYIKPLKSLHDRYPDLAQNLEMKFYDANQYFSKYLLFAKTDPETVRTRVFEAFKDYLELYWQMLAAATPNYDPASLTCIAQAQKDYDQYSADRDPASGLFSSYFGHEWSEKFLYGFLFEDAVPKVEPVEPAIAAVPVKA, from the coding sequence ATGTATAAACCTTTTCTAGACCATCTGGAAGTCTCGCTACGGCAACGGTTTGAGTTACGCGATCGGCCGATTCCGTCTGGATTGGAAAGCCAGGTTAGTAAGCGGGGCAAGAATCCAGCCACGATTCGCAGTTGGTGTTATGAATGTCCAGAGTTGCGTAAAGCCCGCTATACCTACATTGATGCGGGTGAGAGTGCGCAGATTTTTAACAGTGTGATTTATCCTGGCCATCAGTATGATTTGCCCCTGTTGGGAATTGATTTTCTTTCGTTTGGCAAGGTGAAAAACCTGATTGTGATGGACTTCCAGCCGTTGTTTCAAGACCCTGACTACCTGGAAAAATACATCAAGCCACTCAAAAGCCTGCACGATCGCTACCCTGATTTGGCGCAGAATTTGGAAATGAAGTTCTATGATGCGAATCAGTATTTTTCTAAATATTTGCTATTTGCTAAAACAGACCCAGAAACGGTTCGCACCAGGGTATTTGAAGCATTCAAAGACTATTTAGAACTCTACTGGCAAATGCTGGCCGCCGCCACGCCTAACTATGATCCAGCTTCGCTCACTTGCATTGCCCAGGCACAAAAAGACTACGATCAATATAGTGCCGATCGAGATCCGGCTTCGGGTTTATTCAGCAGTTATTTTGGCCATGAATGGTCAGAAAAGTTCCTCTATGGCTTTTTGTTTGAGGATGCCGTACCCAAAGTTGAACCAGTTGAACCAGCGATCGCTGCCGTACCAGTTAAGGCTTAA
- a CDS encoding phycoerythrobilin:ferredoxin oxidoreductase: MTLYQPFLDYAIELLQARLDLSPYPIPDGFESKSATTGKGRNQYEVLTTSYGYQAPKLRQIRAAHVQGGKSLQVLNFVIFPQLNYDLPFFGADLVTLPGGHLIALDMQPLFRDDPAYQAKYAAPIMPIFEKYQAHLPWGGDFPAEASQFFSPAFLWTRPKEDEAVQTHVFDAFKEYLQAYLDFADRAAPITDSAELAKIEAAQLRYLRYRAEKDPARGMFTRFYGSQWTEEYIHGFLFDLERKLAISH, encoded by the coding sequence ATGACTTTATATCAACCTTTTTTAGACTATGCGATCGAGCTGTTGCAAGCACGCTTAGACCTCTCCCCCTATCCGATTCCAGATGGGTTTGAGTCCAAGTCCGCCACCACTGGCAAGGGTCGCAATCAATATGAAGTCCTGACCACCAGCTATGGCTATCAAGCGCCCAAGCTACGCCAAATTCGGGCGGCCCATGTGCAGGGGGGCAAGTCGTTGCAGGTTTTGAATTTTGTGATTTTTCCGCAGCTAAACTATGACCTGCCGTTTTTTGGCGCGGATCTGGTGACGCTGCCCGGTGGCCATTTGATCGCGTTGGATATGCAGCCTTTGTTCCGCGATGATCCTGCCTATCAAGCTAAATATGCCGCGCCAATTATGCCAATTTTCGAGAAATATCAAGCCCATTTGCCCTGGGGTGGTGATTTCCCCGCTGAGGCCAGCCAGTTCTTTTCACCGGCTTTTTTGTGGACGCGGCCAAAGGAAGATGAGGCGGTGCAAACCCATGTGTTTGATGCGTTTAAGGAGTATTTGCAAGCCTATTTAGACTTTGCCGATCGCGCCGCGCCAATTACCGACAGCGCTGAATTAGCCAAAATTGAAGCCGCCCAACTGCGCTATTTACGCTATCGCGCCGAGAAAGACCCGGCCAGGGGCATGTTCACGCGGTTCTATGGATCGCAATGGACGGAAGAATATATTCACGGCTTCCTGTTTGATTTGGAGCGCAAATTAGCGATCAGCCATTAG
- a CDS encoding STAS domain-containing protein, with protein MVEKKNIKGFPRVKVIKPSGKIDRSNYQQFYLEAIAFVEELTTNLNHLPIYLIIDLQDIKVIDGTGLGALIKLLKELRKDGSRLALCSVSPNIETMLKLTATYNIFNVLATKRDLLSKLKHSQSNPANPAIVRRNNPPTMVKPPQQFQPLTS; from the coding sequence ATGGTAGAGAAAAAAAACATTAAAGGCTTTCCTAGGGTAAAGGTAATCAAGCCATCAGGTAAAATCGATCGCAGCAACTATCAGCAATTTTACCTGGAAGCGATCGCTTTTGTAGAAGAGCTAACAACCAATTTAAATCATCTGCCCATCTATCTAATAATTGATTTACAGGATATCAAGGTTATTGATGGCACGGGGCTGGGTGCATTAATTAAATTATTAAAGGAATTACGCAAGGATGGCTCGCGGCTGGCATTATGCTCAGTTAGCCCCAATATTGAAACCATGCTAAAGCTAACCGCTACCTATAATATTTTTAATGTGCTGGCCACTAAGCGTGACCTCCTGAGCAAACTAAAGCATAGCCAGTCTAACCCGGCGAACCCGGCGATCGTGAGGCGGAACAATCCCCCAACGATGGTTAAACCACCTCAACAGTTTCAACCGCTTACTTCTTAG
- a CDS encoding phycobiliprotein lyase has translation MNHSIQIFNDFFIQCVGRWSSERTYHYLAANDIERSHTDFAIFPLTEASKQKVLLDNQYDLIKNPDQYPGFHLGFETVSEHGDRVTQSLNLMFVYQPQANPDSHTEILTGDYLRDRAYEEAKPMVAKFTFDPILKELKMTTTYTSVVSVDSITLINPQLRIRKIINYLRPTPGAPLKNVMLVGFGVEQKQPSS, from the coding sequence ATGAATCATAGCATCCAAATATTTAATGATTTCTTTATCCAATGCGTGGGCAGATGGTCCAGCGAGCGCACCTATCATTATCTGGCCGCCAACGATATTGAGCGATCGCACACGGATTTTGCGATCTTCCCGCTCACCGAGGCTAGCAAACAAAAGGTGCTACTCGATAATCAATATGACCTGATCAAAAACCCCGATCAATATCCTGGGTTTCATCTAGGCTTCGAGACGGTATCCGAACATGGCGATCGGGTCACTCAATCCCTTAACTTGATGTTTGTCTATCAACCCCAGGCCAATCCAGACTCACATACCGAGATCCTGACCGGGGACTATTTGCGCGATCGCGCCTACGAAGAAGCTAAACCAATGGTGGCCAAGTTCACCTTTGATCCAATTTTGAAAGAATTAAAAATGACTACCACCTACACCAGCGTGGTTTCGGTCGATTCGATTACGCTGATCAATCCCCAGTTGCGCATCCGCAAGATTATTAACTACCTGCGCCCTACCCCTGGAGCGCCACTCAAAAACGTGATGTTGGTGGGCTTTGGCGTAGAACAAAAACAACCCAGCAGCTAA
- the larB gene encoding nickel pincer cofactor biosynthesis protein LarB, protein MNPTEALQQLLAAVAAGETSVDAALARLKNFGFEAIDGVANIDHSRVIRNGFPEVIWGEGKTPDQIVQIMTAMQHKQRELGFALPIMATRISESVFHKLHLALPELTYFEMARICAIVPEQTASAPEKPGLISIITAGTADLPVAEEAAITAELCGFQVKRLWDVGVAGIHRLLNNLAVLTAADVLIVVAGMEGALPSVVGGLCDCPVIAVPTSVGYGASFGGVAALLTMLNSCAAGIGVVNIDNGFGAAILAGQILNTAQKLNN, encoded by the coding sequence ATGAACCCAACCGAGGCGCTCCAGCAATTATTAGCAGCGGTGGCCGCTGGCGAAACGAGCGTTGATGCAGCCTTGGCGCGATTGAAAAACTTTGGCTTTGAGGCGATCGATGGGGTGGCAAACATTGACCACAGCCGCGTGATTCGGAATGGTTTTCCGGAAGTGATCTGGGGTGAAGGGAAAACCCCTGACCAGATTGTGCAAATTATGACGGCGATGCAGCATAAGCAACGGGAGCTGGGATTTGCCTTGCCGATTATGGCCACCCGCATCAGTGAATCGGTGTTCCATAAGTTGCATTTGGCTTTGCCGGAGCTAACTTATTTTGAAATGGCGCGGATCTGTGCGATCGTGCCAGAGCAGACTGCCTCTGCGCCAGAGAAACCTGGTTTGATTAGCATCATCACGGCGGGGACAGCGGATTTGCCAGTGGCCGAAGAAGCAGCGATCACAGCGGAACTATGCGGTTTTCAGGTGAAGCGATTGTGGGATGTGGGCGTGGCTGGGATTCATCGCTTGTTGAATAATCTGGCGGTGTTGACGGCGGCGGATGTGTTGATTGTGGTGGCAGGCATGGAAGGGGCGTTGCCGAGTGTGGTAGGTGGCCTGTGCGATTGTCCGGTGATTGCAGTGCCGACCAGCGTGGGCTATGGCGCGAGTTTTGGTGGCGTGGCGGCGTTGTTAACAATGCTCAATTCCTGCGCGGCGGGGATCGGCGTGGTGAATATTGATAATGGCTTTGGCGCAGCGATCCTGGCGGGGCAAATTTTGAACACGGCACAGAAGTTAAATAATTAA